A stretch of DNA from Roseovarius sp. W115:
ACTGGACCTGGCGCCCGGAAAGTGCCGGGTCAAACGGGCCGGCGGGCACGCAGGGCATAACGGATTGCGGTCGATCCATCAGCATATCGGGGAACACTATCAGCGCGTGCGGCTGGGCATCGGGCATCCGGGGCAAAAGGATCTCGTGGCCCGTTATGTTCTGCAGGATTTTGCCAAGGCCGATCAGGAATGGCTAGATCCGCTTTTGTCCGGCCTTTCAAACGGGGCGGCCGAGTTGGCCAAAGGACATAATGACAGGTTCCTGAATGCGGTTGCGCAACAGGTTGCACCGCCTCGGTCTTCGACGTCCAAAGCACCGCGCTCTGCCAAACCGCGACACGAAGAACACACACCCATATCAAATCCTGGAGAGGACACACGTTCGTCCTTGCAGAAATTACTAGACAAGTTCAGATAGATACGCGTGTATCAGATGCTCGTTTTGGGCGAGTAAGTTTGTTTGGTAAGGGAGCCCAGTTGTGCGAAACACTGTGAAATGGGCAAGAAGAACAATGGTCTTCGCCGTGCTGGCAGCCTTGTTCGTCGGCGTGCTCATGCGAGAAGAGATCTACCGCCTTGTCGCCGTGAACACGCTCTTCGAAAAAGACAAAATCGTTGAAAACTTTTCCTCTCTGGACAAGGCGTTTCGCTCACAGCCGATCTCACGCGGCGATTTGCCAGTTTCCGAGCTGCCACAGGGCACCAAAATTGCACTGACCGACGACATCATTGCGTGGATCAATGAGCGCACTGTCACATCGTTTCTTGTTCTACACAAAGGTCAGATTGTTCATGAAAGCTATCATCTGGATACGAAAGCCGACGACCTTCGGATCGGGTGGGCGCTGTCCAAACCTTATATATCGGCCCTTATTGGCATCCTTCTGAGTGAAGGCACGATCAAGGCGCTGGAAGATGAGGTTGTTGAGTATGTCCCGACGCTCAAGGGCACGGCCTATGACGGCGCTAGGGTTGTCGACCTTTTGCAGATGACAAGCGGCGTTGCGTTCAACGAAGATTATCTTGATTACGACGCTGACATCAATCGCATGGGACGTGAGCTTGCTCTAGGCGGCACGATGGATGAGTTCGCGACCAGCCTTTTGGAGAAACGCGGAGAGCCGGGTGAAGACTGGCTTTACGTGTCCATAGATGCGCATGTTCTCGCCATGGTGCTGCGCTCCGCGACAGGCAAACCCATGACCGAACTGCTGGCAGAAAAGCTCATAAAACCCATGGGGTTGGAGGTTGGACCCTATATTCTGGCCGATAGCAATGAGGTCGCCTTTGCCCCCGGTGGGATCAACAAGACAACCCGCGACTTCGCCCGCTTTGGACTGATGTATGAACAGAATGGCAAGCTTTCAGGTAGACAGATCGTACCCAAGAATTGGGTCGAGGTGTCGACCATGCCTACGGCGCCAACCGCACCGGGCGAGTTGGGATACGGGTATCATTGGTGGGTGCCCGCGGATGCCGAACCGGGGCAGTTCATGGCGCATGGGATCTACGGGCAATACATCTATGTTGATCAGACACGTGATCTGGTGATCGTAACCACTGCGGCAGACCACAGGTTCAACGAGCCGGGAACTCACGAAAGCAATCTCAAGCTGTTTCGACAGATCGCAGACACGCTTTAACGCCTCACGACTTGCCGCGCTGTCGCGCATTGTGCAGGATGCCTGTACAGATGCATGATGCGGGATTTTGACATGAGCTACATCGCAATGAACCGGTTTCAGGTGAAAACCGGCGCTGAGGCGCAATTCGAAGAGATGTGGCGCTCGCGCGAAAGCCGGCTCAAAGAAACGCCGGGATTTCAAGAGTTTCGTCTTCTCAAAGGGCCTGAGGGAGATGGCTTTTGCCTGTATTCCAGCCACGTGGTGTGGGCCAGCCGCGCTGATTTCGAGGCCTGGACCAAGTCGCAGAATTTCCGCGATGCGCATAAAGATGCGGGGCGGTCCAAAACGCAGGATGCATTGATGGGACCGCCGCAATTTGAGGGCTTTGAAACAGTGCTGCACGAGGTCTGAAACCATGGCGATGAAAATGGACACATCCGTCAACGTGCTGGGGGGCGGCTGGAGTTGTGCAGCAATGACCCAAAGACCGGCTTTTTCCGCGACGGGCATTGCAACACCTGTGCGGAGGATCACGGCAGTCACACGGTCTGCGCCTTGATGACGGCCGAGTTCCTGGCGTTCTCCAAATATGTCGGCAACGACCTCAGCACGCCACGGCCAGAGTTTGGATTTGCCGGTTTGAACCCCGGAGATCAGTGGTGCCTGTGTGCCTCACGCTTTCTGCAAGCCCACGACGAAGGATGCGCCCCGAAGGTACGGCTTGAAGCGACGCATGCGCGGGCGTTGGACATTATTCCCTTAGAAGTTCTCAAACAACATGCGGCGGAGGCTCAGGGATAAGAATGGCCACGGTCACACTGATTTCCGATGAAGAGGCCACTCCAGAAGTGCGCGCTGTATATGACGATATTCGCACCACACGCGGCGGTGATTTCATCAACAATTTCTGGCGCGCTTTGGCGCATGATCCGGCTTTGCTCAAGGCGACGTGGGAGAGGCTCAAGGCCGTGATGGGGCCGGGCGAGATTGATCCGCTGACCAAGGAGATGATCTATATCGCGGTGTCTGTTGCGAACTCATGTGAATATTGCGCGCATTCCCATACCGCTGCGGCCAAGGCCAAAGGCATGACAGAGGCGCAGCATGGCGAGCTGCTTTCTGTGATCGGGATGGCCAGTCAGACAAACGCGTTGGCCACCGCACTTCAAGTGCCGGTGGATGACGCCTTCAAGGTCTGACGTCATTAAAGCGTTTCGCGATTAACCTGACCAACAGATGGTCGCGAAACGCAGCGCGACACTCAATCGTTGCACGCGCCTCACCTTTTGCTGACGTCTCAGGTTAAAGACGAAACGCTTTAGTCCAACTGCGCCTGCAAACCATTCAGTAAAACGTTTAGTCCGAATATGAAATCCGCGTCTGTGTCGGGCGCGGTTATCTCATCGACCAGGCTGTTGACCATGTCGTAAT
This window harbors:
- a CDS encoding antibiotic biosynthesis monooxygenase family protein, with the translated sequence MSYIAMNRFQVKTGAEAQFEEMWRSRESRLKETPGFQEFRLLKGPEGDGFCLYSSHVVWASRADFEAWTKSQNFRDAHKDAGRSKTQDALMGPPQFEGFETVLHEV
- a CDS encoding DUF2237 family protein → MCSNDPKTGFFRDGHCNTCAEDHGSHTVCALMTAEFLAFSKYVGNDLSTPRPEFGFAGLNPGDQWCLCASRFLQAHDEGCAPKVRLEATHARALDIIPLEVLKQHAAEAQG
- the pth gene encoding aminoacyl-tRNA hydrolase, which codes for MLLFVGLGNPGDKYSKNRHNIGYMAVDRIAEDHGFGPWKSKFQGMLSEGRLGSEKVLLLKPETFMNLSGQSVGEAMRFYKLDAEDVTVFHDELDLAPGKCRVKRAGGHAGHNGLRSIHQHIGEHYQRVRLGIGHPGQKDLVARYVLQDFAKADQEWLDPLLSGLSNGAAELAKGHNDRFLNAVAQQVAPPRSSTSKAPRSAKPRHEEHTPISNPGEDTRSSLQKLLDKFR
- a CDS encoding serine hydrolase domain-containing protein, coding for MVFAVLAALFVGVLMREEIYRLVAVNTLFEKDKIVENFSSLDKAFRSQPISRGDLPVSELPQGTKIALTDDIIAWINERTVTSFLVLHKGQIVHESYHLDTKADDLRIGWALSKPYISALIGILLSEGTIKALEDEVVEYVPTLKGTAYDGARVVDLLQMTSGVAFNEDYLDYDADINRMGRELALGGTMDEFATSLLEKRGEPGEDWLYVSIDAHVLAMVLRSATGKPMTELLAEKLIKPMGLEVGPYILADSNEVAFAPGGINKTTRDFARFGLMYEQNGKLSGRQIVPKNWVEVSTMPTAPTAPGELGYGYHWWVPADAEPGQFMAHGIYGQYIYVDQTRDLVIVTTAADHRFNEPGTHESNLKLFRQIADTL
- a CDS encoding carboxymuconolactone decarboxylase family protein; protein product: MATVTLISDEEATPEVRAVYDDIRTTRGGDFINNFWRALAHDPALLKATWERLKAVMGPGEIDPLTKEMIYIAVSVANSCEYCAHSHTAAAKAKGMTEAQHGELLSVIGMASQTNALATALQVPVDDAFKV